One genomic window of Motacilla alba alba isolate MOTALB_02 chromosome 1, Motacilla_alba_V1.0_pri, whole genome shotgun sequence includes the following:
- the GPM6B gene encoding neuronal membrane glycoprotein M6-b isoform X6, with protein sequence MLKRNSAGCFECCIKCLGGVPYASLVATILCFSGVALFCGCGHVALTGTVSILEQHFSTTASDHALLSEVIQLMQYVIYGIASFFFLYGIILLAEGFYTTSAVKELHGEFKTTACGRCISGMFVFLTYVLGVAWLGVFGFSAVPVFMFYNIWSTCEVIKSFQTNMTVPGDQICVDIRQYGIIPWNAVPGKACGPILENICNTNEFYMSYHLFIVACAGAGATVIALIHFLMILSSNWAYLKDASKMQAYQDIKAKEEQELQDIQSRSKEQLNSYT encoded by the exons GTTGCTTTGAATGTTGCATTAAGTGCCTAGGAGGAGTGCCATATGCTTCACTCGTGGCAACCATTCTCTGCTTCTCGGGGGTAGCGTTGTTTTGTGGCTGTGGCCACGTGGCGCTCACGGGAACCGTGTCTATCCTCGAGCAGCACTTCTCCACGACTGCCAGTGACCATGCTTTGCTGAGTGAAGT aATACAGCTAATGCAGTATGTAATTTATGGCATTGCATCATTCTTCTTCTTATATGGCATAATCCTTTTGGCGGAAGGTTTTTATACAACAAGTGCTGTGAAGGAGCTGCATGGAGAGTTCAAAACAACAGCCTGTGGCCGCTGCATCAGTGGAATG TTTGTTTTCCTCACCTATGTGCTTGGAGTGGCCTGGCTCGGGGTCTTCGGCTTCTCCGCTGTGCCTGTCTTTATGTTCTATAACATCTGGTCAACTTGTGAAGTCATCAAATCTTTTCAGACCAATATGACAGTTCCAGGGGACCAGATCTGCGTGGACATCAGGCAATACG GTATTATCCCTTGGAACGCTGTACCTGGCAAAGCCTGTGGCCCAATTTTAGAGAACATCTGCAACACGAATGAG ttCTACATGTCTTATCACCTGTTCATTGTGGcttgtgctggagctggtgccACTGTCATAGCATTG ATCCACTTCCTCATGATACTGTCTTCTAACTGGGCCTACTTAAAGGATGCAAGCAAAATGCAGGCCTACCAAGATATCAAAGCAAAAGAAGAGCAGGAGCTTCAGGATATCCAGTCTCGGTCTAAAGAGCAACTCAATTCTTACACATAA
- the GPM6B gene encoding neuronal membrane glycoprotein M6-b isoform X5 has translation MKPAMETAAEENAEQSQEKKVITRPEMEIGRYHWMYRSSRPHRYHHVPALRGNISPLGIQGCFECCIKCLGGVPYASLVATILCFSGVALFCGCGHVALTGTVSILEQHFSTTASDHALLSEVIQLMQYVIYGIASFFFLYGIILLAEGFYTTSAVKELHGEFKTTACGRCISGMFVFLTYVLGVAWLGVFGFSAVPVFMFYNIWSTCEVIKSFQTNMTVPGDQICVDIRQYGIIPWNAVPGKACGPILENICNTNEFYMSYHLFIVACAGAGATVIALIHFLMILSSNWAYLKDASKMQAYQDIKAKEEQELQDIQSRSKEQLNSYT, from the exons ATGAAGCCAGCCATGGAAACTGCAGCGgaggaaaatgcagaacaaaGCCAAGAGAAAAAAG TGATCACCAGACCAGAAATGGAAATTGGCAGGTACCACTGGATGTACAGGAGTTCAAGGCCACACCGGTACCATCATGTGCCAGCATTGAGAGGCAATATTAGTCCTTTGGGGATTCAAG GTTGCTTTGAATGTTGCATTAAGTGCCTAGGAGGAGTGCCATATGCTTCACTCGTGGCAACCATTCTCTGCTTCTCGGGGGTAGCGTTGTTTTGTGGCTGTGGCCACGTGGCGCTCACGGGAACCGTGTCTATCCTCGAGCAGCACTTCTCCACGACTGCCAGTGACCATGCTTTGCTGAGTGAAGT aATACAGCTAATGCAGTATGTAATTTATGGCATTGCATCATTCTTCTTCTTATATGGCATAATCCTTTTGGCGGAAGGTTTTTATACAACAAGTGCTGTGAAGGAGCTGCATGGAGAGTTCAAAACAACAGCCTGTGGCCGCTGCATCAGTGGAATG TTTGTTTTCCTCACCTATGTGCTTGGAGTGGCCTGGCTCGGGGTCTTCGGCTTCTCCGCTGTGCCTGTCTTTATGTTCTATAACATCTGGTCAACTTGTGAAGTCATCAAATCTTTTCAGACCAATATGACAGTTCCAGGGGACCAGATCTGCGTGGACATCAGGCAATACG GTATTATCCCTTGGAACGCTGTACCTGGCAAAGCCTGTGGCCCAATTTTAGAGAACATCTGCAACACGAATGAG ttCTACATGTCTTATCACCTGTTCATTGTGGcttgtgctggagctggtgccACTGTCATAGCATTG ATCCACTTCCTCATGATACTGTCTTCTAACTGGGCCTACTTAAAGGATGCAAGCAAAATGCAGGCCTACCAAGATATCAAAGCAAAAGAAGAGCAGGAGCTTCAGGATATCCAGTCTCGGTCTAAAGAGCAACTCAATTCTTACACATAA
- the GPM6B gene encoding neuronal membrane glycoprotein M6-b isoform X8: MKPAMETAAEENAEQSQEKKGCFECCIKCLGGVPYASLVATILCFSGVALFCGCGHVALTGTVSILEQHFSTTASDHALLSEVIQLMQYVIYGIASFFFLYGIILLAEGFYTTSAVKELHGEFKTTACGRCISGMFVFLTYVLGVAWLGVFGFSAVPVFMFYNIWSTCEVIKSFQTNMTVPGDQICVDIRQYGIIPWNAVPGKACGPILENICNTNEFYMSYHLFIVACAGAGATVIALIHFLMILSSNWAYLKDASKMQAYQDIKAKEEQELQDIQSRSKEQLNSYT, from the exons ATGAAGCCAGCCATGGAAACTGCAGCGgaggaaaatgcagaacaaaGCCAAGAGAAAAAAG GTTGCTTTGAATGTTGCATTAAGTGCCTAGGAGGAGTGCCATATGCTTCACTCGTGGCAACCATTCTCTGCTTCTCGGGGGTAGCGTTGTTTTGTGGCTGTGGCCACGTGGCGCTCACGGGAACCGTGTCTATCCTCGAGCAGCACTTCTCCACGACTGCCAGTGACCATGCTTTGCTGAGTGAAGT aATACAGCTAATGCAGTATGTAATTTATGGCATTGCATCATTCTTCTTCTTATATGGCATAATCCTTTTGGCGGAAGGTTTTTATACAACAAGTGCTGTGAAGGAGCTGCATGGAGAGTTCAAAACAACAGCCTGTGGCCGCTGCATCAGTGGAATG TTTGTTTTCCTCACCTATGTGCTTGGAGTGGCCTGGCTCGGGGTCTTCGGCTTCTCCGCTGTGCCTGTCTTTATGTTCTATAACATCTGGTCAACTTGTGAAGTCATCAAATCTTTTCAGACCAATATGACAGTTCCAGGGGACCAGATCTGCGTGGACATCAGGCAATACG GTATTATCCCTTGGAACGCTGTACCTGGCAAAGCCTGTGGCCCAATTTTAGAGAACATCTGCAACACGAATGAG ttCTACATGTCTTATCACCTGTTCATTGTGGcttgtgctggagctggtgccACTGTCATAGCATTG ATCCACTTCCTCATGATACTGTCTTCTAACTGGGCCTACTTAAAGGATGCAAGCAAAATGCAGGCCTACCAAGATATCAAAGCAAAAGAAGAGCAGGAGCTTCAGGATATCCAGTCTCGGTCTAAAGAGCAACTCAATTCTTACACATAA
- the GPM6B gene encoding neuronal membrane glycoprotein M6-b isoform X9 — MKPAMETAAEENAEQSQEKKGCFECCIKCLGGVPYASLVATILCFSGVALFCGCGHVALTGTVSILEQHFSTTASDHALLSEVIQLMQYVIYGIASFFFLYGIILLAEGFYTTSAVKELHGEFKTTACGRCISGMFVFLTYVLGVAWLGVFGFSAVPVFMFYNIWSTCEVIKSFQTNMTVPGDQICVDIRQYGIIPWNAVPGKACGPILENICNTNEFYMSYHLFIVACAGAGATVIALLIYMMATTYNYAVLKFKSREDCCTKF; from the exons ATGAAGCCAGCCATGGAAACTGCAGCGgaggaaaatgcagaacaaaGCCAAGAGAAAAAAG GTTGCTTTGAATGTTGCATTAAGTGCCTAGGAGGAGTGCCATATGCTTCACTCGTGGCAACCATTCTCTGCTTCTCGGGGGTAGCGTTGTTTTGTGGCTGTGGCCACGTGGCGCTCACGGGAACCGTGTCTATCCTCGAGCAGCACTTCTCCACGACTGCCAGTGACCATGCTTTGCTGAGTGAAGT aATACAGCTAATGCAGTATGTAATTTATGGCATTGCATCATTCTTCTTCTTATATGGCATAATCCTTTTGGCGGAAGGTTTTTATACAACAAGTGCTGTGAAGGAGCTGCATGGAGAGTTCAAAACAACAGCCTGTGGCCGCTGCATCAGTGGAATG TTTGTTTTCCTCACCTATGTGCTTGGAGTGGCCTGGCTCGGGGTCTTCGGCTTCTCCGCTGTGCCTGTCTTTATGTTCTATAACATCTGGTCAACTTGTGAAGTCATCAAATCTTTTCAGACCAATATGACAGTTCCAGGGGACCAGATCTGCGTGGACATCAGGCAATACG GTATTATCCCTTGGAACGCTGTACCTGGCAAAGCCTGTGGCCCAATTTTAGAGAACATCTGCAACACGAATGAG ttCTACATGTCTTATCACCTGTTCATTGTGGcttgtgctggagctggtgccACTGTCATAGCATTG CTGATCTACATGATGGCTACTACATATAACTATGCTGTTTTGAAGTTTAAGAGTCGGGAAGATTGCTGCACTAAATTCTAA
- the GPM6B gene encoding neuronal membrane glycoprotein M6-b isoform X7 yields the protein MKPAMETAAEENAEQSQEKKVITRPEMEIGRYHWMYRSSRPHRYHHVPALRGNISPLGIQGCFECCIKCLGGVPYASLVATILCFSGVALFCGCGHVALTGTVSILEQHFSTTASDHALLSEVIQLMQYVIYGIASFFFLYGIILLAEGFYTTSAVKELHGEFKTTACGRCISGMFVFLTYVLGVAWLGVFGFSAVPVFMFYNIWSTCEVIKSFQTNMTVPGDQICVDIRQYGIIPWNAVPGKACGPILENICNTNEFYMSYHLFIVACAGAGATVIALLIYMMATTYNYAVLKFKSREDCCTKF from the exons ATGAAGCCAGCCATGGAAACTGCAGCGgaggaaaatgcagaacaaaGCCAAGAGAAAAAAG TGATCACCAGACCAGAAATGGAAATTGGCAGGTACCACTGGATGTACAGGAGTTCAAGGCCACACCGGTACCATCATGTGCCAGCATTGAGAGGCAATATTAGTCCTTTGGGGATTCAAG GTTGCTTTGAATGTTGCATTAAGTGCCTAGGAGGAGTGCCATATGCTTCACTCGTGGCAACCATTCTCTGCTTCTCGGGGGTAGCGTTGTTTTGTGGCTGTGGCCACGTGGCGCTCACGGGAACCGTGTCTATCCTCGAGCAGCACTTCTCCACGACTGCCAGTGACCATGCTTTGCTGAGTGAAGT aATACAGCTAATGCAGTATGTAATTTATGGCATTGCATCATTCTTCTTCTTATATGGCATAATCCTTTTGGCGGAAGGTTTTTATACAACAAGTGCTGTGAAGGAGCTGCATGGAGAGTTCAAAACAACAGCCTGTGGCCGCTGCATCAGTGGAATG TTTGTTTTCCTCACCTATGTGCTTGGAGTGGCCTGGCTCGGGGTCTTCGGCTTCTCCGCTGTGCCTGTCTTTATGTTCTATAACATCTGGTCAACTTGTGAAGTCATCAAATCTTTTCAGACCAATATGACAGTTCCAGGGGACCAGATCTGCGTGGACATCAGGCAATACG GTATTATCCCTTGGAACGCTGTACCTGGCAAAGCCTGTGGCCCAATTTTAGAGAACATCTGCAACACGAATGAG ttCTACATGTCTTATCACCTGTTCATTGTGGcttgtgctggagctggtgccACTGTCATAGCATTG CTGATCTACATGATGGCTACTACATATAACTATGCTGTTTTGAAGTTTAAGAGTCGGGAAGATTGCTGCACTAAATTCTAA
- the GPM6B gene encoding neuronal membrane glycoprotein M6-b isoform X4: MLKRNSAVITRPEMEIGRYHWMYRSSRPHRYHHVPALRGNISPLGIQGCFECCIKCLGGVPYASLVATILCFSGVALFCGCGHVALTGTVSILEQHFSTTASDHALLSEVIQLMQYVIYGIASFFFLYGIILLAEGFYTTSAVKELHGEFKTTACGRCISGMFVFLTYVLGVAWLGVFGFSAVPVFMFYNIWSTCEVIKSFQTNMTVPGDQICVDIRQYGIIPWNAVPGKACGPILENICNTNEFYMSYHLFIVACAGAGATVIALIHFLMILSSNWAYLKDASKMQAYQDIKAKEEQELQDIQSRSKEQLNSYT; encoded by the exons TGATCACCAGACCAGAAATGGAAATTGGCAGGTACCACTGGATGTACAGGAGTTCAAGGCCACACCGGTACCATCATGTGCCAGCATTGAGAGGCAATATTAGTCCTTTGGGGATTCAAG GTTGCTTTGAATGTTGCATTAAGTGCCTAGGAGGAGTGCCATATGCTTCACTCGTGGCAACCATTCTCTGCTTCTCGGGGGTAGCGTTGTTTTGTGGCTGTGGCCACGTGGCGCTCACGGGAACCGTGTCTATCCTCGAGCAGCACTTCTCCACGACTGCCAGTGACCATGCTTTGCTGAGTGAAGT aATACAGCTAATGCAGTATGTAATTTATGGCATTGCATCATTCTTCTTCTTATATGGCATAATCCTTTTGGCGGAAGGTTTTTATACAACAAGTGCTGTGAAGGAGCTGCATGGAGAGTTCAAAACAACAGCCTGTGGCCGCTGCATCAGTGGAATG TTTGTTTTCCTCACCTATGTGCTTGGAGTGGCCTGGCTCGGGGTCTTCGGCTTCTCCGCTGTGCCTGTCTTTATGTTCTATAACATCTGGTCAACTTGTGAAGTCATCAAATCTTTTCAGACCAATATGACAGTTCCAGGGGACCAGATCTGCGTGGACATCAGGCAATACG GTATTATCCCTTGGAACGCTGTACCTGGCAAAGCCTGTGGCCCAATTTTAGAGAACATCTGCAACACGAATGAG ttCTACATGTCTTATCACCTGTTCATTGTGGcttgtgctggagctggtgccACTGTCATAGCATTG ATCCACTTCCTCATGATACTGTCTTCTAACTGGGCCTACTTAAAGGATGCAAGCAAAATGCAGGCCTACCAAGATATCAAAGCAAAAGAAGAGCAGGAGCTTCAGGATATCCAGTCTCGGTCTAAAGAGCAACTCAATTCTTACACATAA